A single genomic interval of Lentimicrobium saccharophilum harbors:
- a CDS encoding methyltransferase domain-containing protein, which translates to METAINISPETEKITSAACGCGSGGCGCHSGPAELPDTDTDVPARFQVIQQGDRIVEFGSGTGNDAIIMARLTGISGKVTGIDHSPENIRAAQRLLDQSGVNNVEFRYGNIEDAPVADETADIIYATCVFNLQQNRQRVADEMYRIVKHNGVVCVSDFVILEEIPGGLRQEASAYAGCISGTEKVDIFMNYFRKTGFTEGGIVEVNKVRLPGEMLAKYLSPEEIDAYNDLDSDKGIFSVVLVVEKPETCTPETCCHNPDKHKNN; encoded by the coding sequence ATGGAAACAGCAATCAACATATCCCCGGAAACTGAAAAGATCACAAGTGCAGCCTGCGGCTGCGGGTCCGGCGGTTGCGGATGTCATTCGGGACCGGCAGAGCTACCTGATACAGATACCGATGTTCCGGCCAGATTTCAGGTAATTCAGCAGGGTGACCGCATCGTGGAGTTCGGGTCGGGCACCGGCAATGATGCAATCATCATGGCCCGCCTCACAGGCATCAGCGGCAAAGTAACCGGCATTGACCACTCGCCCGAAAACATCAGGGCAGCCCAGCGCCTGCTCGATCAATCGGGTGTCAACAATGTGGAATTCAGGTATGGAAACATTGAGGATGCCCCGGTTGCCGATGAAACAGCCGATATTATTTATGCCACCTGCGTGTTCAATCTTCAGCAGAACAGGCAACGTGTCGCTGATGAAATGTACCGCATTGTAAAGCACAATGGGGTTGTTTGCGTTTCAGACTTTGTGATCCTTGAAGAGATCCCCGGGGGGCTGAGACAAGAAGCATCCGCTTATGCCGGATGCATTTCAGGGACGGAAAAAGTGGATATTTTTATGAATTACTTCCGGAAAACCGGATTCACAGAAGGCGGTATTGTGGAAGTGAACAAAGTGCGGCTGCCCGGCGAGATGCTCGCGAAATACCTGAGCCCGGAGGAAATTGATGCGTACAACGATCTCGACAGCGACAAGGGTATTTTCAGTGTGGTACTGGTCGTTGAAAAACCCGAAACCTGCACCCCCGAAACCTGCTGCCATAACCCGGATAAGCATAAAAACAATTAA
- a CDS encoding protein-disulfide reductase DsbD family protein, with amino-acid sequence MKKFQNLLLLLLIVLGSSVTAFPQVLKPVKWSFTTKQISNSEAQLIFTATIEPSWHLYSQDIPPDGPVPTSFTFEPGPGYKVIGKVKEPKAKEEFDKNFDMVVKYFADKAVFTQKIEVLTDKDIVIKGFLEFMCCDDSRCLPPDEVDFEFRVKGNPDAGKKTEAPAVIAVDTAALVPADTVVASAVADTAAQDTGEINPDEAGGLEEHSSLWALFFFSFIAGLAAILTPCVFPMIPMTVTFFLKEKDKVKAKFQALTYGFSIILIYTVIGTVVAITLGANFANFLSTHWLPNILFFLIFMFFAASFLGMFEITLPSWLINKSDSQADRGGIIGSFFMAFTLVLVSFSCTGPIVGAILVASASGQVLEPIIGMLGFSLAFALPFTLFAFFPRWLNNMPKSGGWLNSVKVILGFIELALGLKFLSIADQTYHWGILDREVYLAFWIVIFTLMGFYLLGKLKFSHDNDLKFISVPRLSLAIITFTFVLYMIPGMFGAPLQALSGYLPPQSTHDFDLNKIVRDNVQVFGGGGGMASEKPTGLCDKPKHGELLHLPHGLEGYFDYEQGLTCAAQQNKPVFIDFTGHGCVNCREMEARVWSDPRVLKKLREEFVIVALYVDDKTQLPESEWITSTYDGKVKKTIGKKYADFQISRFNVNAQPYYVLLDTKGNTLVPPKAYDLDVENFLTFLDAGLTEFKARQ; translated from the coding sequence ATGAAAAAATTCCAGAATTTACTCCTGCTTTTGCTGATTGTCCTTGGCAGTTCGGTTACTGCATTTCCGCAGGTGCTGAAACCGGTTAAGTGGAGTTTCACTACAAAACAAATCAGCAACAGCGAAGCACAGCTGATATTCACCGCTACCATTGAGCCTTCGTGGCACCTCTATTCACAGGACATTCCGCCCGACGGGCCGGTACCTACATCTTTCACCTTTGAGCCCGGGCCCGGATATAAGGTTATCGGAAAAGTGAAAGAGCCGAAAGCCAAGGAGGAGTTCGACAAGAATTTTGATATGGTGGTGAAGTATTTTGCCGACAAAGCGGTCTTTACGCAGAAAATCGAGGTGCTGACCGATAAGGATATTGTGATCAAAGGCTTTTTGGAGTTTATGTGCTGCGACGACAGCCGCTGTTTGCCGCCGGATGAGGTTGATTTTGAATTCAGGGTTAAAGGGAATCCGGATGCAGGAAAGAAAACGGAAGCGCCTGCAGTAATTGCCGTTGATACTGCTGCCTTAGTGCCTGCTGATACGGTTGTTGCCTCTGCCGTTGCCGATACTGCTGCGCAGGATACCGGTGAAATTAATCCGGATGAGGCAGGAGGCCTTGAGGAACATTCATCCTTATGGGCACTTTTCTTCTTTTCTTTTATTGCCGGTCTTGCCGCCATCCTCACGCCCTGCGTTTTCCCCATGATACCCATGACGGTGACTTTCTTCCTGAAAGAAAAGGATAAGGTCAAGGCGAAATTTCAGGCACTGACTTACGGATTTTCCATTATTTTGATCTACACCGTCATAGGAACGGTGGTCGCCATTACGCTGGGGGCCAACTTTGCCAACTTCCTCAGTACCCACTGGCTGCCCAATATCCTGTTCTTCCTGATCTTTATGTTTTTTGCAGCTTCATTCCTTGGGATGTTTGAGATTACCCTTCCCAGCTGGCTGATCAATAAATCGGATTCACAGGCCGACCGGGGCGGGATCATCGGTTCTTTCTTTATGGCATTCACCCTGGTGCTGGTTTCATTCTCCTGCACCGGTCCCATTGTGGGGGCTATCCTGGTAGCATCTGCCAGCGGACAGGTGCTTGAGCCCATCATCGGCATGCTGGGATTCTCCCTGGCCTTTGCGTTGCCATTTACCCTGTTCGCCTTCTTCCCGCGCTGGCTCAACAACATGCCCAAATCCGGCGGATGGCTGAACTCGGTGAAGGTAATCCTGGGATTTATCGAACTCGCCCTTGGCCTTAAGTTCCTGAGCATTGCCGACCAAACCTACCACTGGGGCATCCTCGACCGCGAAGTTTATCTTGCCTTCTGGATTGTGATCTTTACCCTGATGGGCTTCTATTTGCTGGGCAAACTTAAATTCTCTCACGATAATGACCTGAAATTTATCAGCGTGCCGCGCCTTTCACTGGCCATCATCACTTTTACCTTTGTGCTTTACATGATTCCGGGAATGTTTGGTGCGCCGCTTCAGGCTTTGTCTGGCTATCTTCCGCCGCAGTCCACCCACGATTTTGACCTGAACAAGATTGTCAGGGACAATGTACAGGTGTTCGGAGGTGGAGGAGGAATGGCATCGGAAAAGCCAACGGGGCTTTGCGATAAGCCTAAACACGGCGAGCTGCTGCACCTGCCGCACGGCCTCGAGGGCTATTTCGATTACGAACAGGGTCTCACCTGTGCCGCACAGCAGAATAAACCCGTGTTCATCGACTTTACCGGTCACGGCTGTGTAAACTGCCGCGAAATGGAAGCCAGGGTATGGTCTGATCCCAGGGTGCTGAAAAAGCTGCGCGAAGAATTTGTCATTGTGGCACTTTACGTGGATGACAAAACCCAGCTTCCTGAATCGGAATGGATTACATCGACCTACGACGGAAAGGTAAAGAAAACCATCGGCAAGAAATACGCCGATTTCCAGATCAGCCGGTTCAATGTAAATGCCCAGCCTTACTATGTGCTGCTCGACACCAAAGGAAACACCCTGGTTCCTCCGAAAGCTTACGATCTCGATGTGGAAAACTTCCTGACGTTTCTTGATGCCGGCCTGACGGAATTTAAGGCCCGGCAGTAG
- the tilS gene encoding tRNA lysidine(34) synthetase TilS has protein sequence MIEQFRQHIADFRLFEPGDPVLLAISGGVDSMVMAELFHRAGYNFAIAHCNFGLRGAESNQDERFVASIADSYGVKLFVKHFKTREYAGFNKISVQMAARTLRYEWFDELLATEGFKTVATAHHLDDQIETFFINILRGTGISGLHGILANRRGIVHPMMFAYRRQIEEFAGDEAIGFREDSSNRSSKYLRNKIRHDLMPLLGEINPEFRKTITFTIDRMRETEQLLDNYLAVVRERVMVENPDNITFRISELLKLSPADVYLFELLQPYGFNRSVTDEIVRGLQDIPGKQYFSQTHRLLKDRELLILTESGPAGSQPAGEVLIEEGTTEIKKPVQLRFSVLRNDENLNISKSGAVAMLDAGKINWPLRLRKWKEGDTFVPYGMTNNKKLSDYFIDNKFSIVEKENAWLLISGNEIAWLIGHRIGNRFRIDPGTEHVLRIELLD, from the coding sequence ATGATAGAGCAGTTCAGACAACATATTGCGGATTTCCGTCTGTTTGAGCCCGGTGATCCTGTTCTGCTGGCGATTAGCGGCGGGGTGGATTCCATGGTTATGGCCGAGTTGTTTCACAGGGCCGGATATAATTTTGCCATAGCGCATTGCAATTTCGGTCTGAGGGGAGCGGAGTCGAATCAGGATGAACGTTTTGTGGCCTCCATTGCCGACAGTTATGGGGTAAAACTTTTCGTGAAACATTTCAAGACGAGGGAATATGCAGGGTTCAATAAAATCTCTGTTCAGATGGCCGCCCGCACGCTCCGTTACGAGTGGTTTGATGAACTGCTGGCCACAGAGGGGTTTAAAACCGTTGCCACCGCCCATCACCTTGATGATCAGATTGAAACGTTCTTTATCAATATCCTCCGCGGAACAGGCATCAGCGGTCTGCATGGCATCCTGGCAAACCGGCGCGGTATTGTACATCCGATGATGTTCGCCTACCGGAGGCAGATTGAAGAATTCGCCGGCGATGAAGCCATCGGCTTCCGTGAAGACAGTTCGAACCGCTCTTCCAAATACCTCAGGAATAAAATCAGGCATGACCTGATGCCGCTGCTCGGAGAGATCAATCCTGAATTCAGGAAGACCATTACATTCACCATCGACCGCATGCGCGAAACGGAGCAGTTGCTCGACAATTATCTGGCGGTTGTGCGCGAAAGGGTAATGGTTGAAAATCCCGATAACATTACATTCAGAATCAGTGAGTTGCTGAAACTAAGCCCTGCGGATGTTTATCTGTTTGAACTGCTTCAGCCTTACGGCTTCAACCGGAGCGTTACCGATGAAATTGTCAGGGGTTTGCAGGATATACCGGGAAAGCAGTATTTCTCACAAACGCACAGGTTGTTGAAAGACAGGGAACTGCTGATCCTCACTGAATCGGGGCCTGCAGGCAGCCAGCCGGCCGGGGAAGTGCTGATCGAAGAAGGGACCACAGAAATCAAAAAGCCTGTCCAGCTCAGATTTTCAGTATTAAGGAATGATGAAAATCTCAACATCAGCAAGAGCGGCGCTGTAGCCATGCTGGATGCCGGAAAGATTAATTGGCCGCTGAGGCTGAGAAAATGGAAGGAAGGCGATACGTTTGTTCCTTACGGCATGACGAACAATAAAAAGCTCAGCGATTACTTTATAGATAATAAGTTCTCCATCGTTGAGAAGGAAAATGCCTGGCTGCTGATATCCGGCAATGAGATTGCCTGGCTGATCGGGCACCGTATCGGCAACAGGTTCAGGATTGACCCGGGTACAGAACATGTGCTGCGCATTGAGCTACTTGATTAA
- a CDS encoding alpha/beta hydrolase-fold protein, with protein sequence MKKQTIILAVLIFVFFFPIFLKAQFIKVDTEFYSNALKETRKVSIYLPYDYFQEQETHYPVVYFLHGWGGNQNALDDHQMLMSQLLLTGQIQPMIIVCADNGCQPFGTGVYVNSVITGNFEDFTIEDLIPWIEENYRVIPQKEARGVFGQSLGGYGAFRFGILHKDMFRAISSHAAQVNYDLWMPAVRQMLMFENSGPPYYYDFYGFSNDVPYGPNGFFTRSLFLASSGYSPDPNSNQTYINPQIIQFPFNQYCQLLDSVYDKWEAFNIPTMLSGLSPADSVSILYGCGLYDETMAYYPNFALQDTLDHLNLSYEFFWHKAGHVMPDPYFVRSLVFMDSLLLDYSIYTESDTPARDMLRIEAMPNPFADYLDVRFEAANAPEAFIEILDLKGLVVQQMRQQLKETGIHHIRLNTNALSPGVYFIRVSSGRCTGVKKAVRL encoded by the coding sequence ATGAAAAAGCAAACCATAATCCTCGCGGTGCTGATTTTTGTGTTCTTTTTTCCCATTTTTTTAAAAGCACAGTTCATCAAGGTTGACACTGAATTTTACAGCAATGCCCTGAAAGAAACCCGTAAAGTCAGCATCTATCTGCCTTATGATTACTTTCAGGAACAGGAGACCCATTACCCGGTCGTTTATTTCCTGCATGGTTGGGGAGGAAACCAGAACGCGCTGGATGATCATCAGATGCTGATGAGTCAGCTGCTGCTAACCGGCCAGATACAACCCATGATCATTGTATGTGCCGACAACGGCTGCCAGCCTTTCGGCACAGGGGTATATGTAAACTCGGTTATTACCGGCAATTTTGAGGATTTCACCATCGAGGATTTAATTCCCTGGATTGAAGAAAATTACAGGGTTATACCGCAGAAGGAAGCGAGGGGGGTGTTCGGTCAGTCGCTTGGCGGCTACGGCGCCTTCAGATTCGGCATCCTGCACAAGGATATGTTCAGGGCCATTTCATCCCATGCCGCACAGGTAAATTACGACCTCTGGATGCCGGCCGTAAGACAGATGCTGATGTTCGAAAACAGCGGCCCTCCCTATTATTATGATTTTTACGGATTTTCAAATGATGTACCGTATGGGCCAAATGGATTTTTCACCCGGAGTCTGTTTCTGGCTTCCAGTGGTTACTCCCCAGACCCCAACTCAAATCAAACCTATATTAATCCGCAGATCATCCAGTTCCCGTTTAATCAATATTGCCAGTTACTGGACTCTGTCTATGACAAATGGGAAGCTTTCAATATTCCCACCATGCTTTCAGGGCTGAGTCCGGCTGACAGCGTCAGCATCCTTTACGGTTGCGGGTTGTATGATGAAACAATGGCCTATTACCCGAACTTTGCACTACAGGATACCCTGGATCACCTCAACCTCTCCTATGAATTCTTCTGGCATAAGGCCGGACACGTGATGCCGGATCCATACTTTGTCAGGTCGCTGGTTTTTATGGATTCCCTCCTGCTTGACTACAGTATTTATACGGAAAGTGACACTCCCGCCCGCGACATGCTCCGGATCGAAGCAATGCCGAATCCGTTTGCGGATTACCTCGATGTTCGTTTTGAGGCGGCCAACGCTCCCGAAGCCTTTATTGAAATCCTTGATCTCAAGGGCTTGGTCGTTCAGCAAATGCGTCAACAATTAAAAGAGACGGGCATTCATCATATCAGGTTAAACACAAATGCCCTGAGCCCCGGCGTTTACTTTATCCGGGTCAGCAGCGGCAGGTGCACCGGTGTAAAAAAAGCAGTCAGATTATAG
- a CDS encoding AMP-dependent synthetase/ligase, with amino-acid sequence MHTLIDLFESAVSRFPENTYLYEKQGAVWTKATYSQVRDKIYTFAAGLLSLGAVPGDRIAILAEGRNSWIIGELGLLYVGCCSVPLSIKLSPSEAEFRLNHSGARKIIVSAGQLDKITAIRGNLPDLDQVILMDPGSSGNPKDVFFDDVCRLGEGYLKTHADEFAEAMRTVTPESLANITYTSGTTSDPKGIMLTHSNYVNNVMQSLSLMDIPDTYKTLAFLPWDHCFAHTACLYCFIAKGAGVASLQVGKTGNETLKNIPLNIKEIKPDLLMSVPAISKNFRKSIEAGIAAKGKVALTLFNAGLRIAYAYNGIGINRGKGWRFFLKPLVSLFDKILFSKVREGFGGKLKFFIGGGALLDIELQRFFLAIGIPVCQGYGLSEASPVISSNSLLNLKLGTSGKVVRPLELKICDPDGNELPKGQPGEIVIRGGNVMKGYWKNPEATAETVRDGWLFTGDLGYMDEDDYLVVMGRSKSLLIGSDGEKYSPEGIEEALVDNSKLIDQSMLHNNQNAYTIGLIVPNIQEINRLVVKHGLEPGSDEGIDYALKLLKHEVGAYFKHGRLAGMFPERWLPASFAVLPEAFTEKNLMINSTFKMVRGRINEKYATLIDFLYTPEGKNHLNEINRSNMKNWYRTES; translated from the coding sequence ATGCATACGCTGATCGATCTTTTTGAATCTGCTGTTTCGCGGTTTCCTGAGAATACCTATCTCTATGAGAAGCAGGGCGCCGTCTGGACCAAAGCTACCTACAGCCAGGTGCGCGACAAAATCTACACTTTCGCTGCCGGATTGCTGAGTCTGGGTGCGGTACCGGGCGATCGTATTGCCATCCTTGCCGAAGGAAGGAATTCATGGATCATCGGGGAACTTGGTTTGTTATATGTAGGTTGTTGCAGTGTACCGTTATCGATCAAGCTGTCGCCTTCCGAAGCTGAATTCAGGCTTAATCACAGCGGGGCGCGCAAAATCATTGTGTCTGCGGGGCAATTGGACAAAATTACCGCGATCCGCGGAAACCTTCCCGACCTGGACCAGGTAATATTAATGGATCCCGGGTCCTCCGGCAATCCTAAGGATGTCTTTTTTGATGATGTTTGCCGGCTGGGGGAGGGATATCTTAAGACCCACGCCGATGAATTTGCTGAAGCCATGCGGACGGTTACCCCCGAAAGCCTGGCCAACATCACCTATACCTCAGGTACTACCTCCGATCCAAAGGGTATTATGCTCACCCATTCAAATTATGTGAACAATGTGATGCAGTCCCTGTCCCTGATGGATATTCCGGATACCTATAAAACCCTGGCTTTTCTGCCATGGGATCACTGCTTTGCCCACACGGCCTGCCTCTATTGCTTTATTGCCAAAGGAGCGGGGGTTGCTTCGCTGCAGGTTGGCAAGACCGGAAACGAAACGCTCAAGAATATTCCGCTGAATATCAAAGAGATCAAGCCCGACCTTCTGATGAGCGTTCCGGCAATTTCAAAGAATTTCAGAAAAAGTATCGAAGCGGGGATTGCTGCAAAAGGCAAGGTAGCCCTTACACTGTTTAATGCCGGCTTACGGATAGCTTACGCGTATAACGGCATCGGTATAAACCGCGGCAAAGGGTGGAGATTTTTCCTGAAACCTCTTGTAAGTTTGTTTGATAAAATCCTTTTCAGCAAGGTGCGCGAAGGATTCGGGGGTAAGCTGAAGTTTTTTATCGGTGGCGGGGCATTGCTGGATATTGAGTTACAGCGTTTCTTCCTTGCCATTGGTATTCCGGTTTGTCAGGGCTACGGCCTGTCGGAAGCCTCGCCGGTGATTTCTTCCAATTCGTTGCTCAATCTGAAGCTGGGAACCTCGGGGAAAGTTGTAAGGCCGCTGGAACTGAAAATCTGCGATCCCGACGGCAATGAGTTGCCCAAAGGCCAGCCCGGTGAAATTGTGATAAGGGGAGGCAACGTCATGAAAGGCTATTGGAAGAATCCTGAGGCAACCGCTGAAACGGTCAGGGATGGATGGTTGTTTACGGGCGACCTGGGATACATGGATGAAGATGATTACCTGGTGGTTATGGGGAGGTCCAAGAGCCTGCTTATCGGCAGCGATGGTGAGAAATACAGTCCTGAAGGCATTGAGGAGGCGCTGGTCGACAATTCAAAACTGATAGACCAGAGTATGCTTCATAACAATCAGAATGCTTACACTATCGGATTGATTGTGCCCAATATTCAGGAGATCAACAGGCTGGTGGTAAAACATGGACTGGAGCCCGGATCGGATGAGGGGATAGATTATGCCCTGAAATTACTGAAGCACGAGGTAGGCGCTTACTTCAAGCATGGCAGGCTTGCCGGTATGTTTCCCGAAAGATGGCTGCCCGCCTCTTTTGCCGTTTTACCTGAAGCCTTTACGGAAAAGAACCTGATGATCAATTCCACATTCAAGATGGTGAGAGGGAGGATCAACGAAAAATATGCCACACTCATCGATTTTCTCTATACGCCGGAGGGCAAAAATCATCTGAATGAGATAAACAGGTCGAACATGAAAAACTGGTACAGGACAGAATCCTGA
- a CDS encoding DUF4296 domain-containing protein, with translation MNKALITGAGFFLLVSLFALNACRENAKIEGDEALIPRQEMVMLMSDMEVAEAVLRYKQGKISRDSLNKLSAMTFDSLYAWHQVTPARFKANLAYYQKDLAGFEKMLDEVILVLTRAKDSINNLPLPGGDTVRQSKIQVR, from the coding sequence GTGAATAAGGCATTGATCACCGGTGCCGGTTTCTTCCTGCTTGTCTCTCTTTTTGCATTGAACGCATGCCGCGAAAATGCAAAAATTGAGGGGGATGAGGCGCTGATTCCCAGGCAGGAAATGGTTATGCTGATGTCGGATATGGAAGTTGCCGAAGCGGTGCTTCGCTACAAGCAGGGGAAGATATCGCGCGACAGCCTGAATAAGCTTTCGGCAATGACATTTGATTCGCTTTATGCATGGCATCAGGTTACGCCTGCCCGGTTTAAGGCAAATCTTGCTTATTACCAGAAAGATCTGGCCGGTTTCGAAAAGATGCTTGATGAGGTTATCCTGGTATTAACGCGCGCGAAGGACAGCATCAATAATCTGCCCCTGCCCGGCGGGGATACGGTGCGGCAAAGTAAAATTCAGGTCAGGTAA
- a CDS encoding OmpH family outer membrane protein has protein sequence MQEETMDQMPEIRETAPKSKLNIVLTVVNLVMLAGLIVLYFIVLGPGKGEPANQALIQKSAQGGVTVAYVNSDSIMAHYDLVKSMRNTLETKTVALENELKRKQSSFEKDAAYFQEQVSKQTISEASAQEIYAQLMAEQQKLYELREQYSAELSRQEFELNLVLIDSLNNFLERYNRKMNFDYIFSHSRGGNILSANDSLDITVEVLRQLNSEYKEKASK, from the coding sequence ATGCAGGAGGAAACAATGGATCAAATGCCTGAAATCAGGGAAACGGCACCTAAAAGTAAACTGAATATCGTGCTTACGGTTGTTAATCTGGTTATGCTTGCCGGGCTGATTGTATTGTACTTTATTGTTCTCGGCCCCGGTAAGGGCGAACCGGCAAATCAGGCGCTGATTCAGAAATCGGCTCAGGGAGGTGTTACGGTTGCCTATGTGAACAGCGACAGCATTATGGCCCACTATGATTTGGTTAAATCGATGCGGAATACGCTTGAGACAAAGACCGTTGCCCTTGAAAATGAATTGAAAAGGAAGCAGAGCTCGTTCGAAAAGGATGCGGCCTATTTCCAGGAGCAGGTCAGCAAACAAACAATTTCCGAAGCCTCGGCCCAGGAGATTTATGCCCAGTTGATGGCGGAACAGCAAAAGCTGTATGAACTGCGTGAACAATATTCAGCCGAGCTCTCGCGCCAGGAATTTGAACTGAACCTCGTGCTGATCGATAGCCTGAACAACTTCCTCGAGAGGTACAACCGCAAAATGAATTTTGATTACATCTTCTCCCATTCCCGCGGTGGCAATATCCTCTCGGCCAACGATTCGCTGGATATCACGGTTGAAGTGCTCAGGCAGCTGAATTCCGAGTACAAAGAGAAAGCCTCAAAATAG
- the recQ gene encoding DNA helicase RecQ, giving the protein MKKVNNYSLNELLKKIFGFDSFKGNQEAIINNLLQGRDTFVIMPTGGGKSMCYQLPALISPSTAIIISPLIALMKNQVDAIRNFGAEQGIAHFLNSSLSKAEIAEVRKDLKNGKTKLLYVAPESLTKDENVQFLQEIDISFFAIDEAHCISEWGHDFRPEYRRLRPIIEAIGKKVPIIALTATATPKVQQDIQKNLNMQDASLFISSFNRPNLYYEVRPKGEEPIKDIIKYIKSQPGKSGIVYCLSRKKVEELAETLQVNGIKALPYHAGLDSATRVTNQDKFLMEEIDVIVATIAFGMGIDKPDVRYVIHHDMPKSLEGYYQETGRSGRDDGEGNCIAFYSYDDIQKLEKFNKNKSVAEQEIASQLLLETVAYAESSVCRRKQLLHYFGEIYPEDNCGSCDNCLHPKTKFEGKDAVELVLETVLALKQLFKAKHVIGVITGKPSANNKSFKHNQLEVFGKGSEYDEKYWNAVIRQMLIERLLAKDIENYGLLKVTPEGHKFLKKPYSIMLTRDHDYENADEEDFFAGGAKTSTADKNLFTMLKDLRKEISRKENLPPFVIFQDPSLEDMAIQYPINFEELKNITGVGAGKAQKYGKPFLDLIKTYVEENEIIRPMDMVVKSVVNKSGLKVYIIQNIDRKISLEDIAFAKNMSISELLTEVERIVSAGTKLDLNYYVNEYVDPYHQEEIYDYFREAESDSIDKALEELGEDEFNEEEIRLMRIKFMSDLGN; this is encoded by the coding sequence ATGAAGAAAGTGAATAACTATTCGCTTAATGAATTACTAAAGAAGATATTCGGTTTTGATTCCTTTAAAGGGAATCAGGAGGCGATTATAAACAACCTGCTTCAGGGCCGGGACACTTTTGTGATTATGCCGACCGGTGGTGGCAAATCCATGTGTTACCAGTTACCGGCCCTGATCAGTCCGAGTACCGCTATCATCATATCCCCGCTTATTGCACTGATGAAGAATCAGGTGGATGCCATCCGTAATTTCGGGGCCGAACAGGGGATTGCCCATTTCCTGAATTCATCGCTGAGCAAGGCTGAAATCGCGGAGGTAAGAAAAGATCTGAAAAACGGGAAGACCAAACTGCTTTATGTAGCCCCCGAGTCTCTCACCAAAGACGAAAACGTTCAGTTTCTTCAGGAAATCGATATATCATTCTTTGCCATAGACGAAGCGCATTGTATTTCGGAGTGGGGGCACGATTTCAGGCCTGAATACCGGAGACTGCGCCCCATTATTGAAGCCATCGGTAAAAAGGTGCCGATTATCGCGCTCACGGCCACGGCAACGCCCAAGGTTCAGCAGGATATCCAGAAAAACCTGAATATGCAGGATGCCTCCCTGTTTATCTCCTCCTTCAACCGCCCGAATCTTTATTATGAGGTAAGGCCGAAAGGGGAAGAGCCGATTAAGGATATCATCAAATATATCAAGTCGCAGCCGGGGAAATCGGGGATCGTATATTGCCTGAGCCGCAAAAAGGTCGAAGAACTTGCCGAAACGCTTCAGGTAAACGGGATCAAGGCCCTACCTTACCATGCCGGTCTTGATTCGGCCACCCGCGTCACCAATCAGGATAAGTTCCTGATGGAGGAGATCGACGTGATTGTGGCGACCATTGCCTTCGGTATGGGGATTGACAAGCCGGATGTACGCTACGTGATCCATCACGATATGCCCAAGAGCCTCGAGGGGTATTACCAGGAAACCGGCCGCTCGGGGCGCGATGACGGTGAAGGGAATTGCATCGCCTTCTACAGTTATGACGATATCCAGAAACTGGAGAAATTCAATAAGAACAAATCGGTAGCCGAACAGGAAATTGCCAGCCAGTTGCTGCTCGAAACCGTTGCCTATGCCGAGTCGTCGGTATGCCGGCGCAAGCAGTTGCTCCATTATTTCGGCGAGATTTATCCCGAAGATAACTGCGGAAGCTGCGACAACTGTCTCCACCCGAAAACCAAATTCGAGGGTAAAGATGCGGTAGAACTGGTACTCGAAACCGTGCTCGCCCTCAAACAGCTGTTCAAGGCCAAGCATGTGATCGGCGTAATCACCGGGAAGCCTTCGGCCAATAACAAATCATTCAAGCACAACCAGCTGGAGGTGTTTGGTAAAGGTTCGGAATACGACGAAAAGTACTGGAATGCGGTGATCAGGCAGATGCTGATTGAGCGCCTGCTGGCAAAGGATATTGAGAACTACGGATTGCTCAAGGTTACGCCCGAAGGGCATAAATTCCTCAAGAAGCCATATTCAATCATGCTCACCCGCGATCATGACTATGAAAATGCCGATGAGGAGGATTTCTTTGCCGGAGGTGCAAAAACCAGCACGGCAGACAAGAACCTGTTTACCATGCTTAAAGATCTGCGGAAGGAGATATCACGCAAGGAAAATCTCCCCCCGTTTGTGATCTTCCAGGATCCTTCCCTTGAGGATATGGCCATTCAGTATCCCATCAACTTCGAGGAACTGAAGAATATTACCGGCGTTGGCGCCGGAAAGGCCCAGAAATACGGTAAGCCGTTCCTCGACCTGATCAAGACCTATGTAGAGGAAAACGAGATCATCCGTCCGATGGATATGGTGGTGAAATCGGTGGTGAACAAGTCAGGGCTGAAGGTTTATATCATTCAGAATATCGACCGGAAAATCTCGCTGGAAGATATCGCCTTTGCCAAAAATATGTCAATCAGTGAATTGCTTACCGAAGTTGAAAGGATTGTATCGGCCGGTACCAAGCTCGACCTGAACTATTACGTGAACGAGTACGTCGATCCCTATCACCAGGAGGAAATCTACGATTACTTCCGGGAGGCTGAAAGTGATTCCATCGACAAGGCGCTGGAAGAACTGGGAGAGGACGAGTTCAACGAGGAAGAGATCAGGCTGATGCGGATCAAATTTATGTCCGACCTCGGAAATTAG